A section of the Dehalobacter sp. DCM genome encodes:
- a CDS encoding ABC1 kinase family protein produces the protein MKYNGTSTDSKTTKTTNKTNKTNTTNTSPTSKTNAARLREMINVLRRHGIIHGVSPEKMKLMLEDLGPTFVKFGQIMSMRTDMLPRRYCDALSELRTDVKPISFEEMLGVLESEYGVQAQERFSEITQECIGSASIAQVHKAVLKNGRTVVLKVQRPGIYQTMERDIHLIKRAISLTKVLRIDMGTIDLRMFIDEMWATAQSEMDFLAEADYLEKFANLNSGIKYVTFPRIERELTTSKVLVMEHIEGIQIDHLAELKADGYDIVEIGIKLAENYVKQIVDDGLFHADPHPGNIYIRDGKIVWLDLGMVGQITNRDKSFLKKMILAVVQRDIEGLINIFQGMGTIRGKLNHTKLYEDIENMLARYGDLDLGELHFGQIIEEIKDILDDHQIYLPKGITMLGRGVITIEGVLAVCCPQVNFVQIMANHVSGMVLRDLDLHQELMSAALSFYGSAKNSLTIPEQLSNILKMAMRGQAKININLTDADGPARQADDMVDKLAMSLLCAALIIGASLISMTDITPKIWGMPLIACVGYILAFFIGGWLVSKIIRKRKKRKNIQRE, from the coding sequence ATGAAATACAACGGCACTTCGACTGACAGCAAAACAACCAAAACAACCAATAAAACCAATAAAACCAATACAACCAATACAAGCCCTACAAGCAAAACAAATGCAGCCCGTCTGCGGGAAATGATCAATGTACTAAGACGCCATGGAATTATCCACGGCGTTTCTCCTGAAAAAATGAAGTTAATGCTTGAAGATCTGGGACCGACATTTGTTAAATTCGGCCAGATCATGTCCATGCGTACCGATATGCTCCCCCGGCGTTATTGTGATGCGTTAAGCGAACTTCGGACGGATGTAAAGCCTATTTCCTTCGAAGAAATGCTTGGTGTTCTTGAATCAGAGTATGGTGTACAAGCCCAAGAACGATTCAGTGAGATTACTCAAGAATGCATTGGCTCGGCTTCAATCGCCCAAGTGCACAAGGCTGTTTTGAAAAATGGCCGAACCGTGGTCTTGAAGGTACAGCGTCCCGGTATTTACCAAACCATGGAACGGGATATTCACCTGATCAAAAGAGCAATATCTCTGACCAAAGTCCTGCGCATTGATATGGGAACAATAGACTTACGGATGTTTATTGATGAAATGTGGGCTACAGCCCAATCGGAAATGGATTTCCTTGCCGAAGCGGATTACCTTGAAAAATTCGCCAACTTGAATTCAGGTATCAAATATGTCACTTTCCCGAGGATAGAACGTGAATTAACCACATCGAAAGTATTGGTCATGGAACATATCGAGGGGATTCAGATCGATCATTTGGCCGAACTGAAGGCTGACGGCTACGATATCGTTGAAATCGGCATCAAACTCGCTGAAAACTATGTGAAGCAAATCGTTGATGACGGTCTCTTCCATGCCGACCCACATCCAGGCAACATTTACATCCGCGACGGAAAAATCGTCTGGCTCGATCTCGGTATGGTCGGGCAAATCACGAATAGAGACAAATCATTCCTAAAAAAAATGATCCTCGCTGTTGTCCAACGTGATATAGAAGGCTTGATCAACATCTTTCAAGGAATGGGCACCATCAGAGGAAAACTTAATCATACCAAGCTTTACGAAGATATTGAGAACATGCTGGCACGCTATGGCGATTTAGATCTGGGCGAACTTCATTTTGGCCAGATCATAGAGGAAATCAAGGATATACTGGATGACCATCAGATCTACCTCCCCAAAGGGATCACCATGCTGGGACGCGGGGTGATCACCATTGAAGGCGTACTCGCGGTATGCTGCCCTCAGGTCAATTTTGTTCAGATAATGGCCAATCACGTCTCCGGCATGGTTTTAAGGGATCTCGACCTGCACCAGGAGCTTATGTCGGCCGCTTTGTCCTTTTACGGATCCGCTAAGAATAGTCTGACCATACCGGAGCAGCTCTCCAACATCTTAAAAATGGCCATGCGCGGGCAAGCCAAAATCAATATCAACCTGACCGATGCCGATGGGCCCGCCAGACAAGCTGATGATATGGTCGACAAACTCGCAATGAGTCTGCTCTGTGCCGCCTTAATTATTGGTGCAAGCCTGATTAGCATGACAGATATAACCCCAAAAATCTGGGGTATGCCACTGATCGCTTGTGTCGGGTATATCCTAGCATTTTTTATTGGGGGATGGCTGGTATCAAAAATCATCCGCAAAAGGAAGAAAAGAAAAAATATCCAGCGAGAATAG
- a CDS encoding phasin family protein has product MNLSDEMKKIFLVGIGAIATSAEKTKEMIDTLIEKGELTLEQGKIINEELRRNLTNHEPEKNDKNMETLLKKLDTLSKEELSALREKLNELEKKDEIQRHFD; this is encoded by the coding sequence ATGAATCTAAGTGATGAGATGAAAAAAATCTTCCTTGTGGGCATTGGGGCCATCGCTACTTCCGCTGAAAAGACCAAAGAAATGATTGATACCCTCATAGAAAAAGGTGAGCTCACATTAGAACAGGGTAAAATCATTAATGAGGAATTAAGACGTAATCTGACCAATCACGAACCGGAAAAGAACGATAAGAATATGGAAACTCTCCTGAAAAAGCTCGATACTTTAAGTAAAGAAGAACTATCCGCCTTACGAGAAAAGCTCAATGAGCTGGAGAAGAAAGATGAAATACAACGGCACTTCGACTGA